DNA sequence from the Penicillium psychrofluorescens genome assembly, chromosome: 3 genome:
TTCCAATCCGTCAGCCTGTAATTCCGGTATTATCCAGCACCATCACCTACCGTTCCCCAGACCGATGAAGGCGTAATCCAGGCTCGGATCCGTCACCAAGGCCGTCACTTGGCCCGGAGGCGCATAAGACGCCAGCCGCTGGTGCGTTTCAAGCGAATAAATGCAGATTTCACTCTTGGAATCGACGCTGATGAGCTTGTCGGCGCAGAATTGGAGGAAGCGGGCCGAGGCCTTGCGGGGGAACTCGAAGACGACGGAGACGCGGCGCTGGCCGAAGACATAGATCTGGCCGCTGCCGAACTGGGTATCACTGGTTCCGACGGCGACGAGGGACTGGACGGGATCGTAGGCGACCGCACTGATGCGCGAGTTCACCCCGCATCGTGCGAACTGGAGAAACGGTGAGAACGAGGATGGCTGAGATTgccaagaaggagggagacACCCACGTCGTCGAGGTGGAACAAGTCCGGCGATAGGCCATCGGACAGGTCCCTCTGGATGCCGGCCTGTTTGCCACGCAGGAACTGGGCCATTATGTATTTATGGTGTTGGGGGGTGGAAGAacagagaaagacagaagTTCAAGCTGTTCATGTTGGCTGACGCCAGGTCCCCACCGGCCCCACTAGGACGGATTCCTCTACTATAATAGTTACGGCCAAGTATAGTACCGTTTCTACTGACTGCACTGAAGTCCCATCGCCGCTATGCTCGCCGTCAATCGTCTCCGAGCCTCCAATTCCATTGCCTCGTCCCGGCTGCGATAATACTGGATCGTGATCTGGCACACCGATCGGTAGCACGAGTATCTGGGAGCCACCATTAGCGCAGAACAAccacaaccccaacaacaacGATCAGGGGAAACATACAGCAACAACCGAGTCTGTTCCTGGCGGGTCCAACTCGAGGACAACCCGGCCCCTTCCCACACTGCGGACGACGGACGGTCGAATATCTCGGCCATCAACATGTCCCCCCAGAGGGCATTGCCAAAGTCCACAACGCCCGAGAGCTGTTTCGACTCTTCATCCAACAAGACATGGGATGGGCGCCCAAAGTCCACAACCACCAGCCGAGGCAATGTGACTTCCTCCAGCGCAGACGACAGTCGACTCAGCTCATCCCGAATCTGCGCATAGGGCAGCGTGATAAACATATCCTCTGCATCGCGGAGAACACCCTCAAACAGAGATCGAAAGGCACTCCGCCAGCGCGGTGTCCCGCCCCCCATGGCCACTTCCTGAAGGGAACCAAAGGCCGGTGCAGCATTCTGGCTGATGACACTGGCGAGGAAGCCCAGATGGCGGTCGATCCCGCTCCGTTGGTGGCCGCTGAGCTGGTGATGCATCTCGGACAAACTCGTTCCTCGTACATATTGCCGGATCAAGCACGCAGACGCTAATTGACTG
Encoded proteins:
- a CDS encoding uncharacterized protein (ID:PFLUO_004621-T1.cds;~source:funannotate); the protein is MDSRSSPTETQSLNHVLRPLFPPPVRVQRSQHLPGHLHTLRLLTLSNGDRLMFKGSPLSNTALLRREKFCLETEARFLALLGHSANPCIPQLYHYDPHGSQLASACLIRQYVRGTSLSEMHHQLSGHQRSGIDRHLGFLASVISQNAAPAFGSLQEVAMGGGTPRWRSAFRSLFEGVLRDAEDMFITLPYAQIRDELSRLSSALEEVTLPRLVVVDFGRPSHVLLDEESKQLSGVVDFGNALWGDMLMAEIFDRPSSAVWEGAGLSSSWTRQEQTRLLLYSCYRSVCQITIQYYRSRDEAMELEARRRLTASIAAMGLQCSQ